A single Paenibacillus kribbensis DNA region contains:
- a CDS encoding YqeG family HAD IIIA-type phosphatase, with protein MFEMLMPKLRVKTVFDIDLEGLYAQGYRGIITDLDNTLVGAKAPNATPELVAWFEKVKQTGFKLVIVSNNNMNRVSMFATPLDIEFIHAARKPSNSSFRRAIRMMELTPEETIMVGDQMLTDVLGGNRLGLHTVLVLPISIHDEGVMTRFNRRLERIALTRLRKKGLWLEEEKKND; from the coding sequence TTGTTTGAAATGCTCATGCCCAAATTACGGGTGAAAACCGTCTTTGATATTGATCTTGAAGGCTTGTATGCTCAAGGATATCGCGGCATTATTACGGATCTGGATAACACGCTGGTTGGCGCAAAAGCGCCGAACGCGACTCCCGAGCTGGTGGCCTGGTTCGAAAAGGTCAAACAGACGGGTTTTAAGCTTGTCATCGTGTCCAATAACAATATGAACCGTGTATCCATGTTTGCTACACCTTTGGACATTGAATTTATACATGCTGCACGGAAACCCTCCAACTCGTCCTTTCGCAGAGCCATTCGTATGATGGAGCTTACTCCGGAAGAGACTATTATGGTCGGGGACCAAATGTTGACGGACGTATTAGGTGGCAACCGACTGGGATTGCATACGGTGTTGGTGTTGCCGATATCCATCCATGATGAGGGAGTTATGACCCGCTTTAATCGGCGGTTGGAGCGAATCGCGCTCACAA